The following nucleotide sequence is from Catonella massiliensis.
GAAATAAGTAACGTATTTTGCAACATGACCATATAAACCATTCAGGAACTGCTGCATCTTGCAGTATTCCTATATATTCCGAATACCTGTTGCTGTGATCATACGCCCATTCCCCTTTTCTAACTTGCTCTGTAATTAAATATGCTGTCGCTTCATCTATACCTTTATTTATCATAAAATCATACATATCATCCCTACTAGAAATAATTTCAGACAAATCTGCCTTTCCTTGTTCCAATAATAATTCCGCATTATCACTCCACACATCTGTTCCATAACATAATGCAAAGACTTTAACCAGTTCATCAAAGTTCTTAGGCATTGCCTTCTTTAAAATTTCTATCAAGCCTTGAACCATAAAGTCTGGAAGTTCCTCGCAACCCATCACACCATTGAAGTCAAAAAACAGTTCCATGATTTCTGGTTCGCAATAAGTCAGTTCATCTGGCATATCTCCCGTGATTTCTTCAAGCTTTTCTAACATGTCAAAGCAGAAATGAGATAATATGTCCTGCTTAAACAGGCAATTATCCAACCTATAGTAATAATTAAAATATGTAATTGCCCGCTTATCTTTTGTAAAAGCAAGAGGAGTATAATCTTGCACCTCGTCACCTTGGGGTATAAGAACAATTCCACTTGGATTAACCCTTTTATCCTCATATACATTTTGTAAATCAATTACAATTTTTTTTACTTTATCTTCTGAAAAAATAACATTATTATTTTTCTGATAGTCTTCTACTGCTACATAAGCCATCTCTTCAGATACACAAATTTCTGTTGATGCTAAAACAGTTGAACTGATTCCATCACAATTTCTATAAATTGCAATAGCTTTTTTCCTCATATTTGTCGAGAAATTTAGGTCAATATCAGCTTCTTTTATCTTGTTAAAACCAAACACAAAATATGGAGAAAGATTATATTGAATAGGGTTTATATCAGATATTCCAAGCAAAAAACACACCAAGGTATTTCCAGCACAACCTCGAGTGTTTATCTCAAATGGTCTTACATTAAGATTCTCTATTAAGCGATGCAAATAAATAAATGCAAATTCTGTGTTTGTATTATGTATCGCCTCGAGTTCCCAATTCAATCGTTCTTCTATTTCTTCAGGCACATTATCCTTATATAATTTCCATAATTTGCTCTCACACAACCTTCTTATTTCTATGGAATCGTTCTCATTATATGGATAATGCTTTCCTTCCGGTAGAAAATCTATCACTTCACACATATTGGCTATTTTATTTGTATTAGTGATTACAATTTTTCTTGCCTTTTCATCTGGTAAATAGAAAAATTCTTCCAACATCTCTTTTGTTGTTCTAAAATGCAAGTCCGTATCATCATCTTCATCAAACCCACGATATGCTCTTAGTATCTTTCTGCTCAATAAATCTTCTTTGTGCAAATAATGAGCGTCTGATGTTGCTACAACCGGAATACCCAACCGTTCTCCTAAAGAAATCAGTCGTTGATTTATATCAATAAGATCCTGCTCAGTCTGAATATAAGAATATATTTCTTGTTCCAGCAGAAACTTATTATTCATATGTGGCTGGACTTCAATAAAATCAAAGCGTTTTGCTATTTCCTCTATCTCCTCTTCACTTTTATCATTGATAATAGCTTTATATAGCAACCCAGCTTTGCATCCACTTCCCAATAGTAAATTACCCCTGTTATTGCATAATTCACGCAATGAAAAAATAACTCTTCCTTTTGTCGCCTTACTTTTCTCCTCTTGCGAAATCATATTATAGATTATCTTTTTCCCTTTAGAGTTTTTCAACAAAACTGTACAATGATAGATTGCAGATTTTTCAAAAGTTTTTGAGCAATGCTCTATATTATCATTAACATATTCAATAGCAACATTTTTAATCTTCAATCTTTCAGTGATCTTGCTAAATATCATTCCACAGGCAGTTGCATCATCTACAGCCCGATGACAATGTTGGATATTAATACCTAATTCCTCACATACACTGTCGAGTTTATATATTTGAAATTCAGGATATACATATCTGCACAACATTAATGTATCAATATATGTCGGACAGTAATCCACTCCTGCTTTATTCGCAGCTACTTTTAGAAATCTAATATCAAAGTTAGCATTATACGCCACAAGTATGTTATCTCCCGCAAACTTACAG
It contains:
- a CDS encoding exonuclease domain-containing protein, with the translated sequence MERVELHCHSKYSEMDGLASPYDIVKLVQKEGMPAVAITDTGNILMFPELEWATSFDDCNVKPIFGMEAYVVDDYEKAVYNYNGQDISVFIAVDVETTGFSAKKNDIIEIGAVKVCNGEVVDRFSILVNPGKNISKFIEKITGISNEMVSDAPDIKVALREFCKFAGDNILVAYNANFDIRFLKVAANKAGVDYCPTYIDTLMLCRYVYPEFQIYKLDSVCEELGINIQHCHRAVDDATACGMIFSKITERLKIKNVAIEYVNDNIEHCSKTFEKSAIYHCTVLLKNSKGKKIIYNMISQEEKSKATKGRVIFSLRELCNNRGNLLLGSGCKAGLLYKAIINDKSEEEIEEIAKRFDFIEVQPHMNNKFLLEQEIYSYIQTEQDLIDINQRLISLGERLGIPVVATSDAHYLHKEDLLSRKILRAYRGFDEDDDTDLHFRTTKEMLEEFFYLPDEKARKIVITNTNKIANMCEVIDFLPEGKHYPYNENDSIEIRRLCESKLWKLYKDNVPEEIEERLNWELEAIHNTNTEFAFIYLHRLIENLNVRPFEINTRGCAGNTLVCFLLGISDINPIQYNLSPYFVFGFNKIKEADIDLNFSTNMRKKAIAIYRNCDGISSTVLASTEICVSEEMAYVAVEDYQKNNNVIFSEDKVKKIVIDLQNVYEDKRVNPSGIVLIPQGDEVQDYTPLAFTKDKRAITYFNYYYRLDNCLFKQDILSHFCFDMLEKLEEITGDMPDELTYCEPEIMELFFDFNGVMGCEELPDFMVQGLIEILKKAMPKNFDELVKVFALCYGTDVWSDNAELLLEQGKADLSEIISSRDDMYDFMINKGIDEATAYLITEQVRKGEWAYDHSNRYSEYIGILQDAAVPEWFIWSCCKIRYLFPRAQAISYVKSNWRLGWYKIHYSEQYTKIVEDFISIS